The Rhododendron vialii isolate Sample 1 chromosome 5a, ASM3025357v1 genome contains a region encoding:
- the LOC131327514 gene encoding uncharacterized protein LOC131327514: MCLVAMDPWMPSRAIFEAFDSFDAFWFTQPENVAALTQVQRDALAVTKKKDQRALSLIHQCLDDASLQKIAEATTSREAWAVTWVILQTSHGGVEKVKKVRLQTLRGEFEALKMKESELVSDYFTRVLTIVNNLRRYGDDLKDNRVVEKIIHSLDKKFDYVVVAIQESKDLDTLAVDTLMGSLQAHEERLNKKKQESLKQVLQTKLSLKEKEGRQEQSQRG, translated from the exons ATGTGCCTTGTGGCCATGGACCCTTGGATGCCCTCGAGGGCTATCTTCGAAGCATTCGATTCATTTGATGCATTTTG GTTTACACAACCAGAAAATGTAGCTGCTCTGACTCAAGTCCAAAGGGATGCTTTGGCGGTGACGAAGAAGAAGGATCAAAGAGCTCTTTCACTCATCCACCAATGTTTGGATGATGCTTCGTTGCAAAAGATTGCCGAAGCAACAACTTCCCGGGAAGCATGG GCTGTCACATGGGTGATCCTCCAAACTTCCCATGGTGGAGTTGAGAAGGTGAAGAAAGTTCGCCTCCAAACATTAAGAGGTGAATTTGAAGCTTTGAAGATGAAGGAGTCCGAATTGGTTTCGGATTATTTCACAAGAGTTTTGACTATTGTGAATAATTTGCGAAGATACGGTGACGATTTGAAGGATAATCGTGTGGTAGAAAAAATCATCCATTCCTTAGACAAGAAGTTTGACTACGTTGTTGTAGCCATTCAAGAGTCTAAAGATTTAGACACGTTGGCAGTTGACACACTCATGGGATCGTTGCAAGCCCATGAAGAACGACTTAACAAGAAGAAGCAAGAGTCGTTAAAGCAAGTGCTACAAACAAAACTGTccttgaaggaaaaagaaggaaggcaAGAGCAAAGTCAAAGAGGTTGA